The nucleotide window CCGCCCGGTGATCGTGGTGGACGACGAGGACCGCGAGAACGAGGGCGACCTGGTCTTCGCCGCCGAACTGGCCACCCCCGAACTCGTCGCCTTCATGATGACCGAGTGCCGCGGCCTGATCTGCGCCCCCATGGAGGCCCCCGAACTCGACCGGCTCGACCTGCCGCAGATGGTCGAACGCAACACCGAGTCCATGGGCACCGCCTTCACCGTCTCGGTGGACGCCACCGCCGCCCACGCGGTGACCACCGGCATCTCCGCCGCCGACCGGGCCACCACGCTGCGGCTGCTGGCCGACCCGGCCGCCACCGCCGGCGACTTCGTCCGCCCCGGCCACGTCTTCCCGCTGCGCGCCCGGGAGGGCGGGGTGCTCACCCGTACCGGCCACACCGAGGCCGGGGTCGACCTGGCCAGGCTCGCCGGATTGCGCCCGGCCGCGGCGATCTGCGAGATCGCCAACGAGGACGGCACCATGGCCCGCCTCCCCGAACTGCTGCTCTTCGCCCGCAAGCACGGCCTGACCGTCATCTCCATCGCCGACCTGGTCGCCCACCGGCGGCGCGGCGAGCCCACCGTGCGGCGCGCCGCCACCACCTCGCTGCCCACCGTCCACGGCGGCTTCCGCGCCTACGGCTACCGCGGCACCGACGACGGCGTGGAACACATCGCCCTGGTCGCCGGCGACCTCGACGCCTCCGGCCGGCTGCTGGACGGCGAGGACGTCCTGGTGCGGCTGCACTCCGAATGCCTCACCGGTGACGTCTTCGGCTCGCTGCGCTGCGACTGCGGCCCCCAGCTGCGCGCGTCGCTGGCGAAGGTGGCCGCCGCCGGCCGCGGCGTGGTGGTCTACCTGCGCGGCCACGAGGGACGCGGCATCGGCCTGCTGCACAAGCTGCGCGCCTACGAACTCCAGGAACTCGGCCACGACACGCTCGACGCCAACCTGGAACTCGGCCTGCCCGCCGACGCCCGCGACTACGGCGCCGGCGCCCAGATCCTCGCCGACCTCGGGGTGCGTTCGGTCCGCCTGATGACCAACAACCCCGAGAAGGCCGACGCGCTGGCCCGTTACGGCCTGCGGGTCACCGCCCGCGAGCCGGTCCCCGTCCAGGCCGGCGAGCACAACCTGCGCTACCTGCGCACCAAGCGCGACCGGATGGGCCACGACCTGCCCTGGCTCGACGCCGGCCACACCGCCCCGGTCCACCCCGGGTGACCGCGGCCCACCCAGCACCAACCCGGTAACCGAACGAAGGAGCGAAGAGCCAAGTGAGCGGTAAGGGCGCCCCCGAGCTGACCGTGAAGAGCTGCGGCGACCTGCGGGTCGCGGTGATCGCCGCGCAGTGGCACCAGCAGGTGATGGACGGCCTCGTGGACGGCGCGCTGCGCGCCCTGCACGAGCTGGGCATCGCCGAGCCGACGCTGCTGCGCGTCCCCGGCAGCTTCGAACTCCCCGTCGTCGCCAAGGCGTTGGCCACCCGCGGCTACGAGGCCATCGTCGCCCTCGGCGTGGTGATCCGCGGCGGCACCCCGCACTTCGACTACGTCTGCCAGGGCGTCACCGCCGGGCTCACCCAGGTCGCGGTGGAGACCGGGGTTCCGATCGGCTTCGGCGTCCTCACCTGCGACACCGAGGCGCAGGCGCTGGACCGCGCCGGGCTGCCCGGCTCCACCGAGGACAAGGGCCACGAGGCGGTCACCGCGGCGGTGGCCACCGCGGCGACACTGCGCTCGGTCTCCGAGCCCTGGCGCTGAGTGGCCGCCGGCCACCCCGTAGGGTAGGAGCACCATGTCCAAGAAGACGTTCGAGGAGCTCTTCGGCGAGCTCCAGCAGAAGGCCACCGGCGACCCCGCCGCCTCCCGTACCGCGGAACTGGTCGGCCTCGGGGTCCATGCCATCGGCAAGAAGGTGGTCGAGGAGGCCGCGGAGGTGTGGATGGCCGCCGAGTACGAGGGCGCCGACCGCACCGCCGAGGAGATCTCGCAACTCCTTTACCACCTTCAGGTGATGATGGTCGCCCGGGGGATCTCCCTGGACGACGTATACGCTCACCTGTAGTCAGCACCCCCGCGCCCGACGAACACCCCAAGACGAAGGAATCCACCCCCATGCTGCGCATCGCCGTCCCCAACAAGGGTTCACTGTCCGAGCCTGCGTCGGCGATGCTGCATGAGGCCGGCTACCGGCAGCGCAAGGACCGCCGCGAACTGGTCCTGGTGGACGCCGACAACCAGGTGGAGTTCTTCTTCCTGCGCCCGCGCGACATCGCGGTCTACGTCGGCTCCGGCAAGCTGGACATCGGCATCACCGGCCGCGACCTGCTGCTGGACTCCGGCGCCGACGCCGAGGAGATCCTCCAGCTCGGCTTCGCCGCCTCCACCTTCCGGTACGCCACCCGCCCCGGCACCGCCACCGACGTCAAGGAGTTCGGCGGCATGACGATCGCCACCTCCTTCGCCGGGCTGGTCGCCAAGCACCTCGACGACCACGGGGTGGACGCCTCCGTGGTCCACCTCGACGGCGCCGTGGAGACCGCCATCCAGCTCGGCGTCGCCGAGATCATCGCGGACGTGGTGGAGACCGGCACCACGCTGCGCAACGCCGGGCTGGAGATCATCGGCGAGCCGATCCTGGAGTCCGAGGCGGTCGTGATCCGGCGCACCGGGGCCCCCGCCGACGACCCCAAGGTCCAGCAGTTCCTCCGCCGGATGCAGGGCGTCCTGGTGGCCCGGCGGTACGTGATGATGGACTACGACATCCGGGCCGAGAAGGTCGAGCAGGCGGTCGCGCTCACCCCGGGCCTGGAGTCGCCCACCATCTCCCCGCTGCACCACGAGGGGTGGGTCGCGGTCCGTTCCATGGTCCCGGCCCGGGATGCCCAGCGGATCATGGACGACCTGTACGACCTGGGTGCCCGGGCGATCCTCACCACCGGCATCCACGCCTGCCGGCTGTGACCGGCCGGCCGCGACCGACCGGAGCGCCCGCCGTGCCCGCCCCCGACGACCTGCCCGACCTGCCGGTGACCTTCCGCCCGGCGCGCACCCGCGCCGTGCTGCTGACCATCGGCACCGTGATGCTCGCCGTCTTCGTCACCATCGCCGTGGCGATGCCGGCCCCGTGGTCGCTCACCGACCGCAGCACCATGATCACCACCGGGCTGCTGATCTTCGCCCTGCTGGCGATGCTCGCCCGCCCCAAGGTGGTCGCCGCCCGCGACGGGGTGACCGTGGTCAACGTGGTCACCCGGCGCCGGCTGGCCTGGCCGCAGGTGCTCGGGGTCAACCTGCGCCCCGGCGACCCGTGGGTCTACCTCGACCTCGCCGACGGCACCACGCTGGCCGCCATGGGCATCCAGCCCGGCATGGCCCGCCGCCAGGCGGTCCGCGACGCCGGCCGGCTGCGCGCGCTCACCGAGGCGTACGGCACCGGCACCCCGGCCGGCCGCTGACCACGCGGCCGACCGGTGCGGCGGCCACACCTCCCCCGCCGCCCCGACCTTTGACTACTCTTGACTTCCTGACGGCGCACCGAAGCGCCCGCCCCGCCCTGCACGGCCGCGGCCCCCGCCACGGCCCGGCGGGGGATTGACGGACCTACCCGAGGAGTGACACTTTCCCGGCGATGGACGAATCGTCCTGTAGTACCTGCGCCGCCCCTGCCCTGAGCGC belongs to Streptantibioticus cattleyicolor NRRL 8057 = DSM 46488 and includes:
- a CDS encoding bifunctional 3,4-dihydroxy-2-butanone-4-phosphate synthase/GTP cyclohydrolase II encodes the protein MTAIDSRYDTRTDASALDPVERAIADIAAGRPVIVVDDEDRENEGDLVFAAELATPELVAFMMTECRGLICAPMEAPELDRLDLPQMVERNTESMGTAFTVSVDATAAHAVTTGISAADRATTLRLLADPAATAGDFVRPGHVFPLRAREGGVLTRTGHTEAGVDLARLAGLRPAAAICEIANEDGTMARLPELLLFARKHGLTVISIADLVAHRRRGEPTVRRAATTSLPTVHGGFRAYGYRGTDDGVEHIALVAGDLDASGRLLDGEDVLVRLHSECLTGDVFGSLRCDCGPQLRASLAKVAAAGRGVVVYLRGHEGRGIGLLHKLRAYELQELGHDTLDANLELGLPADARDYGAGAQILADLGVRSVRLMTNNPEKADALARYGLRVTAREPVPVQAGEHNLRYLRTKRDRMGHDLPWLDAGHTAPVHPG
- the ribH gene encoding 6,7-dimethyl-8-ribityllumazine synthase gives rise to the protein MSGKGAPELTVKSCGDLRVAVIAAQWHQQVMDGLVDGALRALHELGIAEPTLLRVPGSFELPVVAKALATRGYEAIVALGVVIRGGTPHFDYVCQGVTAGLTQVAVETGVPIGFGVLTCDTEAQALDRAGLPGSTEDKGHEAVTAAVATAATLRSVSEPWR
- a CDS encoding phosphoribosyl-ATP diphosphatase; the protein is MSKKTFEELFGELQQKATGDPAASRTAELVGLGVHAIGKKVVEEAAEVWMAAEYEGADRTAEEISQLLYHLQVMMVARGISLDDVYAHL
- the hisG gene encoding ATP phosphoribosyltransferase — protein: MLRIAVPNKGSLSEPASAMLHEAGYRQRKDRRELVLVDADNQVEFFFLRPRDIAVYVGSGKLDIGITGRDLLLDSGADAEEILQLGFAASTFRYATRPGTATDVKEFGGMTIATSFAGLVAKHLDDHGVDASVVHLDGAVETAIQLGVAEIIADVVETGTTLRNAGLEIIGEPILESEAVVIRRTGAPADDPKVQQFLRRMQGVLVARRYVMMDYDIRAEKVEQAVALTPGLESPTISPLHHEGWVAVRSMVPARDAQRIMDDLYDLGARAILTTGIHACRL
- a CDS encoding PH domain-containing protein, encoding MPAPDDLPDLPVTFRPARTRAVLLTIGTVMLAVFVTIAVAMPAPWSLTDRSTMITTGLLIFALLAMLARPKVVAARDGVTVVNVVTRRRLAWPQVLGVNLRPGDPWVYLDLADGTTLAAMGIQPGMARRQAVRDAGRLRALTEAYGTGTPAGR